The genomic DNA ACATTACAAACTTGTTCGGTAACTCACTTTCTCCTTTCCTCTTTGCAAGCTTGGTGACGTTCTGCATGGTGGGCCTTATCATGACAATGTGGTTTTTCAATTTTTTTAAAATATAGAAAGTATTTTAGTGATGACAGCCCATGAATGATAATCTAAATTATTCTCTACATGTACATATTCAAGAATTTATAGTAAAACAATTAAACCTTGACAATAAACAGTGGAAAGATGGTTCACTATAATCTGTATTTTTTCTTGTTACTATAAGGTGAAGaagggtcaaaaggctcccctcttgtccctctctttgtttgaccacaacaggtatatttcttttttaaagtggatatacttgccaattcagtgagtgtttaattgtTTACATGCCATgattataaaagaaccaatcggataggtttccttgagtttaacaaagagggtagctttattgtacttaaaccaatctaagtaaaataataaactacactccaacattcacacacaaacacaaataggttgcagagtggggaaggatagattggtcggattagtgtctggagcaataaaaaggatatacagtctgtggagtttggtgactcggctggcttccagctgaactcagtggtcctgaggcttccagtttgcaaATGTGGACAGCGGattcggtggttctcctggagaacagcgatgcagatgatttccttcatggggtctctgtctgcagcagcgaTAGGCCTGGGTCGTTATGGCCAGCATGTAGCTtgtaaggtggactggagagggagagagagaggaggaaccccacttgggtcttccctTGTCGGTGTcttgttgctgcagagaaaacaccaacttaagcacacagatggtggacctgtcacatgactgttacccagtgattcaacatgatggctcagtgtgtattgcctcttgcaacttaatcagttcatgtctatgAATTTCCTTTTctcaccagggtcccattgttcaagtgattaggtttgagtggtttgtcttcaCCAGTTTAATGACCTAAGTGATGCCTTAATGTCTTGTTAACGGGAGCTGGACAGGTAATTCTTTCAAAAttccccaagtcattgttctggaggggaccggccagacaattcgtctccacctcgatacattggaatgtagggcatagtgatgcaaattgcagtggccctcttaactgctagcagtcacctttttatTTTattgatacaacactgaaacaggcccttcggcccactgagtctgtgctgaccatcaaccacccatttatactaatcctacattaatcccatgtttctaccacatccccaccttcccataccacctacctatactaggggcaatttacaatggccaattcacctatcaaccttcaagtctttggctgtgggaggaaaccagagcacccggcgaaaagccccgcagtcacagggagaacttgcaaactctgcacaggcagtacccagaattgaacccgggtcactggagctgtgaggctgcggtgctaaccactgcgccacactgCCCCTTTTCCCTGTTTTAAATAAAATTAATttaggtttccagccggtggattaaaaatcatcattcggcatagcacgtgtTAGTGACATTCTGTTTCATGAAACTGAAGGATTACCTTGCCGTGTATTGTAACCTTACCTGTAATATTTCTCGTAAATACTGATTTACAGAATTATTCCATCAGCGCAACTGTAACCCAGCAAGAGTCAGGAGGAGGGAGGAAACATTATGGAAAAAAAAGGTTTTAGATCTGAAAATGTCAAttattaatgaaattaagaggcacTGGATAACAAGTGACTATTTCAGAAATGTTACCATGTTGTGATAGTAATAGAACTGATTTTCTTTCAGTGGTTATACTTTTAGCAGTAGATTATTGTAGAATTAAGTGACCATAAACATAATTATTTTATTGAAAAGATGGAATGATTCTGTAAATCATTACTAAGTCAGAAGATCCTTATGCTTAGTTAGCTGAACTTTGCAAGGTAGCAGCCATCGCAGGACCTTGCCTGACATAACTGGTCACGTGTGAGTCTAGGCAGTCAGTATTGGCAGACTATTTGGATCATTAAGGGGATCGCTGTTTAGTTGAATCTTCTCATCTCACATTGACACACTTTCATGTTCCAACAGGGATCACTAGATAGTGGTAAGAGGGGAAtattgcttgattttttttttgcccaTTTACTATCCCAGGGTCGGTTGTGGCTACCCAACTGCTGACCTTATTTTCTACCGAAACCCTCTTCCATGCCTTTGACTATTGAAACACAATCCTGGCTGGTCTCGCTagttctaccctctgcaaacttgaggccattcaaaattctgctgcccctgtcctaacttgaaccaagtcccactcacctatctcccctgtgctcactgacctgcattggcccctggtcaagcaatgccttgattttgaaattctcatccttgttttcaaatccctccaagtcctcacccctccctaactctgtgatctcctccaaacTTGCAGCTCCCTGAGATGTTTCTGCTGTGCTAGTTCTGGCACTTAAGCATTCCAGATTTTAGTCGCTCCACGagtggtgtctgtgccttcagttgtcaaggcTTTATgaactggaattcccttcctgaacctctccacctctctcctctttAAGATGTttgttaaaatctacctctttgaccaagcttttggtcattgcgCTAACACCTCATTATGTGGCTCGATGTaaacttttgtttgataatgcttgtaAAGTGCCTTGGACGTTATATTaccttagaggtgctatataaatgcaagttgtttttgttcttGTCCTGGCTATGTTCAACTAACTAAGCATGAATCGAGATTTGAACACTGGACCTTCTGACTTGGTACCCCACCAAAGATGGCTTTATTTACTGGGCCATCAGTGAGAAAATTAGTAATTTTTTAATGTTATTTTCTTATTTTGAATCTATTAATGGAAAGAGAATCATGACTCCAGGGCCTTTCTACACTTAGTTTTATTTTATCACAACAGTTATaaagtatttgcagcacagaaacaggccatttggcccaacagggtccatgctggcatttatgctccacaccagcTTCCTCCGAACCCTTCTTCATCTAaacccatcaacatatcctattcctttctccctcatgtgcttatgcaGCTTCCCTAGCACCACCTCAATTACTCCCTGTGgtatcaagttccacattctaaacactctcctaaatttcttattggatttattagtgactatctaatatttatggcccctagttctggtcatgcaagtggaaacatctctacgttTACCTTTCAGAATTTTGAAGATGTCTATCAGGTCACCCATCAGTCTCTTtttcagagaaaagagccccagcctgtttaatCAAATTGCATAATGCCATTATTGGAGACTATATCTGAAATGGTGTTACATTCTTTTTTAAGGTAGTTTCAACATGTTGAATGATACTGATGGCTTTATAGATAATCTCTTACAGGAATGTTTTGCTGTACTCTGACAACGTACTCTACTCTCTAAACAGATAGTAACATACTATATGAATGAAATGAATATATTATAAAAGCAGTTGTATGTAACTTGCTTGACTTCCACTCACTCATTCAGTAGTTCACAGTTTAAATAGTCACACCTATCTAAAGCAATCCAGTAACTTAATTATTAAAAACTTAGTAAGTTTGAGACCCAGATTATACTGATCCTTAAACATTTCCCAAGGTGTTCAgaccctgagtcagaaggttgtgggttcaagtcccactcgaaagacttaagcacataatctaggctgacacttcagtgcaatactgagtgggtgctgcacggtcagaggtgcattcgtttggatgagatattaaaccaaggccctgcctgccctcttggATGGTTGTGAAGAATCCAATGACACTATGGGAAGTTAAGAGCAGGAAAGTTCTCTCtggtgttctggctaatatttatccctcgaccaacatcacaaaaagcagattatctggtcattattgttgGTGGGAATTTACTGTGCTTAAACTTACTGGAACTTGGATAACTATTGTCGTTCCTTGACTAGGTCAATATCTAAGACTATTGTGAGAGCAagagctgcagtggttcaagaagattcatcagtaccttctcagggcaacttgcGATGAGCAATGAATGTGGCCAGCATTGCCTTCATCCTGAGAACAACTTTTAAAAAGACTAACACAGAGTTAATTTTTTTTAGAGTGCAGGCTTTGCTGCCCATGCTTTCAAAACATTTGAGGTGTAAAGGACTGTTAGCAGAGCTCGGCTGGCCCAGATGTTGAATGCTCTCTCTCTCGGATGGCAGAATTCCAGTtggaattccgaagaagggtcactgacccgaaacgttaactcttcttctctttccacagatgctgccagacctgctgagtggttccagcatttcttgcttttatttcagatttccagcatccgcagtattttgcttttattaatataAACAAGGTTTCAGATCATTTACTGGCACATATTACAAAGAATTACGTAGTATTTCCAACACAATAACAGGTCAATGGGTCAAACTGGTCTATACCAGTCCTTATACTCCATGGGAGCTTCCTCTCACCTTCATCTAACCCTAataacataaccttctattcctttttctctcGTGTACTTagttagcttccccttaaaatcaatgctattcacctcaagaaCTCCCTGTGATTGCCAGTTCCACTTCTTTACCCAGTCTtctctttaccactctctgggtaacgAAATGGTACCCAAAATATTCCCCACGTCTGAATAGGGATCTACATGAAATTCTTAACCGCTTTCGACAAAAAAAATAGTTATTGAGCTTCAATTCATAGTAGCATGAATGTGTGGGTCGTGGAAAATACTTTACTAGAGAATTCACTCTTAATACTCAATTTAAATAATATCTGCAGAAAGTGATCGAATCAAACACACAAATTCTGCAAGTGAGAAAATAGTTTTATTGTACAGTATATAATTGAAATTCGCAAAAAACTCTTAGTTTCCACGGAAATCGAGCGTCCTTTTATGACAATGTTAACTTAGTACAACGAACATGCAATCTGGGAGGGGGAGATTACAATGAGAGACAGTCACTGCCTATTTTGTTTCCCCCAGTGAAAGGGGATTGTTCGGCGTGAGCTTGGTTACCTGGTCGGATTGCAGACGGAGCGGGACCCCTTTGTGGGGGTTACAGCATTTTGGAAATGTCTTGAAATTTCATTGTTCATTTCACAGCCGCGCAAAGAAAAAGAAACCAGACGGTAAAACGGTACGAGCCATGATTAGCATTGGGGCAGGTTAGGAACGAAGCTGTTGTGTTTGAAGAGCTTTGGTGTTTGGATAATGAAGACATTTGTTTTGCTTTCTCGGCTGTGTTATTGCTCTGAAACATTGGGCTCCGCATCTTGCAAGCGTCTCCTTCCCGGTGGCTGCTGAACTGCGCTGGGACCGAGGGCTTGAATTCTCCGCTAAGCGGACCCGGAGCGGCCGATCGGCGGCCGCTGCTTAGACATGTATCCGGCGGTCGGCTCTTTCTACTGGGGGCCTTTTGCTGTGAGGAGGCCCCTGACTGAGTGGGAGCTTTACTGCTCCGAGGCCGGCATAAGGCCAATAGCAGCCCCGCAGCCGCTGGTGGCCGGCAGACAGGCACCTCCAGAGGGGAGGACAGGGGAGGGGGCTCCAGCTGCTGGCTGCTGCATCGACAGCGGAGCCCTGCTGCGGTCAGAGCCTGTCGCCCCCAATGCTGGCCCCAGGAAGAGAAAGGACTGCAGCCCAGAGGAGATCCAGGCGGCCAAATGGGGATCAGAGATACTCCAGCGGCAACGGAAGGCTGCAAAAGACAGCGAGATGCTGGAGACAGACGATCGGAAAGCAGCTGATGTCGCCCTTAAATATATTCGACCGGATGAATGTTTGAAGTACATGAGGGTGTGTGTGGACCCAGGTGAGGGAGGAGCAGCAACCTTTAACATCCTGTGCTTTGCATTATGttatttttccaaaaatatactttattcgtaaaaattTGCACCATAAAAACGTTACAAAACAgttcacatttcggaaagtacaatagagatcagattccttccaTACAGAATATGAGGTGCCTCATAACATTTTATATGTACACAatatgcattacacagcaaaaacatattttaGTGCATGCAACCCGGGGGGTTTGTATTAACCAGTATCGATCCATCATTGTTTTAGGGTTAGGCTGCAGCTTGGTAACTTGTCCCACCAGATTTGTATTCAGATGTGTGAAATTGTCCAGCATCATTCACTCTCCGGCTCCTTAAGCACTCTGGTCAGTCTCGGAGGATGTTGTTGCGAGTAATCGTTTACATTTGTAAGAATTAATAGAAATAGGAGACCAAAAAAAAGTTGCGGTTCATTCTCGAGACTGATTTTTAATAAGTGAGACTTCTTTGAGAAAGTTCATGTAGTTTACCTCAAATCTGAATTGGTGAATCATGTTTGCATTTAAATGTTAACTGCTTTTATGTTGCTCCCCACCCAGCTATTCTGGAAGATACAGGTGGATACATTCTGCTTGATGTTTTGAACTCGTTAGAATCTGAATATAGTATAGAACCTCAATCAGTCCCTTCCACTATTACATGGAGAAGAGAATTTCCCCAAGGCATATTGGGGGACTTGTCTGATGAGGTGAGTAGATTTCTTTTTCCAAAAAATATACTTAGTTCATaaaatttgttaaaaaaaaaacttacaaaacagttcaaattggacatttcagaaAATGCAATGATCAGTTTATTTTGTTGCAGAACATGAGGTGACTCACAacacttgccattccattttatatataatctacatttgcattacatagcaaaaacattCTCAGTTGCATACATGGGTTACATGGGttccagttcactatggtgggaggaccttacacattgATCTTtcgccattgagcctttgcagcttctggcccaagctttagtgcgtccggaccttggaatgtgccagtctgcaacactcggtcatggacaactctttgcactggaagaccagcaagtttcaggcagaccaaagagtgtctttcacagagttgatggtcctccagcaacagttgatgtttagccCGTCACTGGGAACAGCCCATACAGCACTGAGCTActgtgttacagagctacttgggatgaacctcgacaaaaaccactgcatctctttccacacctgctttgcaaaggcacattccagaaggaggtggacgacaGTCTCTTCCACACTGCAGCTGCCTCGTGGGCAgcatgcggaggcggtgagattccggcAGTGCAGGAAGGATGTGCATGCCAGGACACCTATCTTTCAAAAAGtgtcttagttcttatgttcttatgatatttatgctaagagcaggagtaggcaattcaacccctcaagcatgctccgccattcaatacgatcatggctgatctcctctcGGCCgccacttcactttcctgcctgttctccataaccctccaaccctttactaattaaaaatctgtctatctcctccttaaatttactcaatgtcccggcatccaccgcgctctggggtagtgaattccacagactcacgaccctttgagagaagtaatttcccctcacctctgttttaaatcttctaccccttattctaaaactatgacctctcgttctagattgccccacaagaggaaacatcctctctacgtctactttgtcaatccccttaatcatcttatataccgcaattagatctcctctcattcttctaaactctagagagtaaaggcttaaactgctcaatctctcttcataagacaaacccctcatctctggaatcaatctagtgaacctcctctgaactgcctccaatgcaactacatccctcctcaagtaaggggaccaaaactgtacgcaatactccaggtgcagtctcactaatgccttgtacagttgcagcaacacttccctacttttatattctattcctttagcaataaatgccaaaattccatttaccttattacctgctgtacctgcataatagttttctgcaattcatgcacgaggacacccagatccctctgtaccgaagcACATTGacatttctctccatttagataataatctgcctttctattcttccgaccaaaatggataacctcacatttatccacgttaaactccatctgccaaattttggcccattcacctaacctatccatttccatttgtaaatttcttatttctttattgcagcttactatcccacctattttagcgccatctgcaaatttggcaatagtaccttctatctctgcatccaagtcattaatatagattgtaaatagttggggcccgaggaccgaaccctgtggcaccccactagttagatcttgccaaccagaaaaagacccatttaccccgactttctgttttctgttggttagccaatcctttatacaagctaataaattgcccctaaccccatgtgatcttaccttgtgtattaaccttttgtgcaggatcttatcaaatgccttctggaagtccagatatactacatctacaggatccccattatccactttgcttgtttcagctttgaagaactctagcaaattagt from Heterodontus francisci isolate sHetFra1 chromosome 24, sHetFra1.hap1, whole genome shotgun sequence includes the following:
- the LOC137383470 gene encoding probable crossover junction endonuclease EME2 isoform X3, with product MYPAVGSFYWGPFAVRRPLTEWELYCSEAGIRPIAAPQPLVAGRQAPPEGRTGEGAPAAGCCIDSGALLRSEPVAPNAGPRKRKDCSPEEIQAAKWGSEILQRQRKAAKDSEMLETDDRKAADVALKYIRPDECLKYMRVCVDPAILEDTGGYILLDVLNSLESEYSIEPQSVPSTITWRREFPQGILGDLSDETKNMYKSKEENQVLVLLSPDYFLKMVWSHKQKMKGIFTENICETFDSFIMRVLDKQLHRAATLAVIGLDTYTREKGLYSPVKRLKNSESDRVEDSESWVSRELGLTGADLDEVQVALQLQTHTTIWFLENWQQFADHVATLTKAIARCPFKK
- the LOC137383470 gene encoding probable crossover junction endonuclease EME2 isoform X2, translated to MYPAVGSFYWGPFAVRRPLTEWELYCSEAGIRPIAAPQPLVAGRQAPPEGRTGEGAPAAGCCIDSGALLRSEPVAPNAGPRKRKDCSPEEIQAAKWGSEILQRQRKAAKDSEMLETDDRKAADVALKYIRPDECLKYMRVCVDPAILEDTGGYILLDVLNSLESEYSIEPQSVPSTITWRREFPQGILGDLSDETKNMYKSKEENQVLVLLSPDYFLKMVWSHKQKMKGIFTENICETFDSFIMRVLDKQLHRAATLAVIGLDTYTREKGLYSPVKRLKNSESDRVEDSESWVSRELGLTGADLDEVQVALQLQTHTTIWFLENWQQFADHVATLTKAIARCPFKLIDSAPQSGRNRIFYQRLKCMLQENVWIDELDQTYHAGCIFS